From the genome of Deltaproteobacteria bacterium, one region includes:
- a CDS encoding Rieske (2Fe-2S) protein gives MSCPTRRELLKLLGAGAVVACTGCGGPPQPSGDFAAGNVSALSVGELKLVPSGSLIVGRDANGVYAMTAICTHAQCDMTMNGSVSAQGVFCTCHGSLFDANGNVKQGPARSPLQHFAVSVDASGNITVHGGQSVDASTRVSV, from the coding sequence ATGTCCTGTCCAACTCGGCGTGAGCTCCTCAAGCTCCTCGGCGCGGGCGCGGTGGTGGCTTGCACCGGCTGCGGCGGCCCTCCACAACCCAGCGGTGACTTTGCTGCAGGCAACGTGAGCGCGCTCTCGGTGGGCGAGCTCAAGCTCGTGCCCTCGGGCTCACTCATCGTTGGCCGCGACGCGAACGGCGTCTACGCCATGACCGCCATCTGCACGCACGCCCAGTGCGACATGACCATGAACGGCAGCGTGAGCGCACAGGGCGTGTTCTGCACTTGCCATGGCAGCCTGTTCGACGCGAACGGCAACGTGAAGCAAGGCCCGGCGCGCTCGCCGCTGCAGCACTTCGCCGTGAGCGTCGACGCGTCCGGCAACATCACCGTGCACGGCGGCCAATCGGTCGATGCGAGCACGCGCGTCTCGGTCTGA
- the rpoH gene encoding RNA polymerase sigma factor RpoH — MQLSNLPSSSGSLAMYLSEINRYPLLTQEEEQRLARLYRKNGNLRAAHILVTSNLRFVVKVSYEYRSYGIKMSDLIQEGNIGLMKAVEKFDPDKDIRLISYAVWWIRAYIQNYILKSWSLVKLGTTQAQRKLFFSLARTKRELEKLHAAGEKLDAKEIAKRLRVKPTEVQEMEQRMEGRDLSLDAPMGDDGGNSHVDFVVGHEAPQDEELSSKQERELVTSKVELALRRLDQRERFIIEKRVMSDKPMTLKELGEHFGFSRERARQLEIRAKEKLRQELNQLAEELGVAGGTPVELPM; from the coding sequence TTGCAACTCTCCAACCTGCCGTCGTCGTCGGGCTCGCTGGCGATGTACCTCTCCGAAATCAACCGCTACCCCCTGCTCACACAAGAGGAGGAGCAGCGGTTGGCTCGGCTGTATCGGAAGAACGGCAACCTGCGCGCCGCGCACATCCTCGTCACCTCGAACCTCCGGTTCGTGGTGAAGGTGAGCTACGAGTACCGCTCGTACGGCATCAAGATGAGCGACCTCATCCAGGAGGGGAACATCGGCCTGATGAAGGCCGTCGAGAAGTTCGACCCCGACAAGGACATCCGCCTCATCTCCTACGCCGTCTGGTGGATCCGCGCGTACATCCAGAACTACATCCTCAAGTCGTGGTCGCTGGTGAAGCTGGGCACCACCCAGGCCCAGCGAAAGCTCTTCTTCAGCCTCGCCCGCACCAAGCGCGAGCTGGAGAAGCTGCACGCCGCCGGCGAGAAGCTCGACGCCAAGGAGATCGCCAAGCGGCTTCGGGTGAAGCCCACCGAAGTGCAGGAGATGGAGCAGCGCATGGAGGGCCGCGACCTCTCGCTCGACGCGCCCATGGGCGATGACGGCGGCAACAGCCACGTGGACTTCGTGGTGGGCCACGAGGCGCCGCAAGACGAAGAGCTCAGCTCGAAGCAAGAGCGCGAGCTGGTGACGAGCAAGGTCGAGCTCGCCTTGCGCCGGCTGGATCAGCGCGAGCGCTTCATCATCGAAAAGCGCGTGATGAGCGACAAGCCCATGACCTTGAAGGAGCTGGGCGAGCACTTCGGCTTCTCGCGCGAGCGCGCCCGGCAGCTGGAGATCCGGGCGAAGGAGAAGCTGCGCCAGGAGCTGAACCAGCTCGCCGAAGAGCTCGGCGTCGCCGGCGGCACGCCCGTCGAGCTGCCCATGTAG
- a CDS encoding 30S ribosomal protein S1, which translates to MADTTQQTGMEGEENFAAMFEASLKERGGDGVLKEGEIVKGTIVALTKDYAIVDIGYKSEGQVPISEFTTPKGEVSVKPGDAVEVLLEVRENETGMVVLSKEKADKMRIWDEISAACERDEIIKGTIVGRVKGGLSVDIGVKAFLPGSQVDIRPVRNLDQYIGKEYEFKVIKFNKKRGNIVLSRRVLLEKQREELKKETLKKLKEGAILTGVVKNLTDYGAFIDLGGIDGLLHITDMSWGRVGHPSEVFNVGDEVRVIVLKFDPTNERVSLGLKQIQEDPWHRADEKYPVGTRVKGKVTKTTDYGIFVEIEQGVEGLVHVSEMSWTKRVKHPSKMVEIGTAIEAVVLDIDPAAKRIALGMKQIEANPWTLLEDKYPIGSVIKGQVRNVTDFGVFVGVEEGIDGLVHVSDISWTKHVKHPGDIYKKGDEVEAVVLNIDVENERFSLGIKQLTPDPWETLSERLPVGSRVKGKVTKVTDFGAFVEIEAGIEGLVHVSEMKDERVENPRDVVQENQEVDVKIIDINTADRKVALSMKALLHEGEGDYREYLRNQGGAGRATLGDLMKHKK; encoded by the coding sequence ATGGCTGACACGACCCAGCAGACCGGCATGGAAGGTGAGGAGAACTTCGCGGCGATGTTCGAGGCCTCGCTCAAGGAGCGCGGCGGTGACGGCGTCCTCAAGGAGGGCGAGATCGTCAAGGGAACCATCGTTGCGCTGACCAAGGACTACGCCATCGTCGACATTGGCTATAAGTCCGAAGGCCAGGTGCCGATCAGCGAGTTCACCACGCCCAAGGGCGAGGTCTCTGTGAAGCCGGGCGACGCCGTCGAGGTGCTGCTCGAGGTCCGTGAAAACGAAACCGGCATGGTCGTCCTCTCGAAAGAGAAGGCCGACAAGATGCGCATCTGGGACGAGATCTCCGCCGCCTGCGAGCGCGACGAGATCATCAAGGGCACCATCGTGGGCCGCGTGAAGGGCGGCCTCTCCGTCGACATCGGCGTGAAGGCGTTCCTGCCCGGCTCCCAGGTCGACATCCGCCCCGTGCGCAACCTGGACCAGTACATTGGCAAGGAGTACGAGTTCAAGGTCATCAAGTTCAACAAGAAGCGCGGCAACATCGTCCTCAGCCGCCGCGTCCTGTTGGAGAAGCAGCGCGAGGAGCTCAAGAAGGAGACCCTCAAGAAGCTCAAGGAGGGCGCGATCCTCACGGGCGTGGTCAAGAACCTCACCGACTACGGCGCCTTCATCGACCTCGGCGGCATCGACGGCCTGCTGCACATCACGGACATGAGCTGGGGCCGCGTCGGTCACCCGAGCGAGGTCTTCAACGTCGGTGACGAGGTTCGCGTCATCGTCCTCAAGTTCGACCCCACCAACGAGCGCGTCAGCCTGGGCCTCAAGCAGATCCAGGAGGACCCGTGGCACCGCGCCGACGAGAAGTACCCGGTGGGCACGCGCGTCAAGGGCAAGGTCACCAAGACCACCGACTACGGCATCTTCGTGGAGATCGAGCAGGGCGTTGAGGGCCTGGTGCACGTCTCCGAGATGAGCTGGACCAAGCGCGTGAAGCACCCCTCGAAGATGGTGGAGATCGGCACGGCCATCGAGGCGGTGGTGCTCGACATCGATCCCGCGGCCAAGCGCATCGCGCTGGGCATGAAGCAGATCGAGGCGAACCCCTGGACGCTGCTCGAGGACAAGTACCCCATCGGCTCGGTCATCAAGGGCCAGGTGCGCAACGTCACCGACTTCGGCGTGTTCGTGGGCGTGGAAGAGGGCATCGACGGCCTGGTGCACGTGTCCGACATCAGCTGGACCAAGCACGTGAAGCACCCCGGCGACATCTACAAGAAGGGCGATGAGGTCGAGGCGGTGGTGCTCAACATCGACGTCGAGAACGAGCGCTTCAGCCTGGGCATCAAGCAGCTCACGCCGGACCCGTGGGAGACGCTGTCCGAGCGCCTGCCGGTGGGCAGCCGCGTGAAGGGCAAGGTCACCAAGGTCACCGACTTCGGCGCGTTCGTGGAGATCGAGGCCGGCATCGAGGGCCTGGTGCACGTGTCCGAGATGAAGGACGAGCGCGTGGAGAACCCGCGCGACGTGGTGCAGGAGAACCAGGAAGTCGACGTGAAGATCATCGACATCAACACCGCCGACCGGAAGGTGGCGCTGTCGATGAAGGCCCTGCTGCACGAGGGCGAGGGCGACTACCGGGAGTACCTGCGCAACCAGGGCGGCGCCGGCCGCGCCACCCTCGGCGACCTGATGAAGCACAAGAAGTAA
- a CDS encoding serpin family protein gives MRVRPLILVLAGLAVGCTGSHGTTGGTGSGTTSSSSSSGTTTSTTTAGNGSTTTTTTTTSTNGGTTGGIDGGPIGPTNCVNPPTADGGLIGAFVAGNTQFAFNLLGQLSNDGGAGNVFLAPYSVSSAFAMLYPGAVNQNLTEIQQVLQFPADPITLGPAVGALDCMLTTDGIGEDGGRLDIANGLFVDDQFALKQPFLDEAQADFGAKVDHVDFANHPDVATTTINDWVSYQTQGLIPQLIQPGQITPDIVLVLVNALYFGGEWPTKFPTASDGTFYAGGTAAKTVPTMSDQTHWAGFSDQGTYKVLELQTSGSQIAVDFLLPNASDGLPELVAALTPAAFQSAVDAATPTTVDVQLPKLHLDFGKDLKPTLQTLGMQAPFNLSSNFSNLGDGDLGIFFVQHEAVLDLDEGGVHAAGSTAIGVGATGGATGIGVTSVFHADHPFLIAIRDVPTGTILFLGQVVDASQH, from the coding sequence ATGCGCGTTCGTCCGTTGATCCTCGTCCTCGCTGGCCTGGCCGTCGGCTGCACCGGCTCGCACGGCACCACCGGCGGGACGGGGAGTGGCACGACCTCGTCGTCGTCGTCGTCGGGCACGACCACGAGCACCACCACCGCCGGCAACGGCAGCACGACGACGACTACCACCACCACGTCGACCAACGGCGGCACAACGGGCGGCATCGACGGAGGCCCCATCGGCCCCACCAACTGCGTGAACCCGCCCACCGCCGACGGCGGATTGATCGGCGCGTTCGTGGCCGGCAACACCCAGTTTGCGTTCAACCTGCTCGGCCAGCTCTCGAACGACGGCGGCGCGGGCAACGTCTTCCTCGCGCCGTACAGCGTCTCCAGCGCGTTCGCGATGCTCTACCCGGGCGCGGTGAACCAGAACCTCACCGAGATTCAGCAGGTGCTTCAGTTCCCCGCCGACCCGATCACGCTCGGGCCCGCCGTGGGCGCGCTGGATTGCATGCTCACCACCGACGGCATCGGCGAGGACGGCGGCCGGCTCGACATCGCCAACGGGCTCTTCGTGGACGACCAGTTCGCGCTCAAGCAGCCGTTCCTCGACGAGGCCCAGGCGGACTTCGGCGCCAAGGTGGATCACGTCGACTTCGCCAATCACCCCGACGTGGCCACCACCACCATCAACGACTGGGTGTCGTACCAAACGCAGGGCCTCATTCCGCAGCTCATCCAGCCCGGGCAGATCACGCCGGACATCGTGCTGGTGCTCGTGAACGCGCTCTACTTCGGCGGCGAGTGGCCCACCAAGTTCCCCACCGCGAGCGACGGCACCTTCTACGCGGGCGGCACCGCCGCCAAGACCGTCCCCACGATGTCCGACCAGACCCACTGGGCCGGCTTCAGCGACCAGGGCACCTACAAGGTCCTCGAGCTGCAGACCTCGGGCTCGCAGATCGCCGTGGACTTCCTCTTGCCCAACGCGAGCGACGGACTGCCTGAGCTCGTGGCCGCGCTCACGCCGGCCGCTTTCCAGAGCGCCGTCGACGCGGCCACGCCGACCACGGTCGACGTGCAGCTGCCCAAGCTGCACCTCGACTTCGGCAAGGACCTGAAGCCCACCCTGCAGACGTTGGGCATGCAGGCGCCGTTCAACCTGAGCTCGAATTTCTCCAACCTCGGCGACGGCGACCTGGGGATCTTCTTCGTGCAGCACGAGGCCGTGCTCGACCTCGACGAGGGCGGCGTGCACGCGGCAGGCTCCACCGCCATCGGCGTGGGCGCGACCGGCGGCGCCACCGGCATCGGCGTGACCAGCGTGTTCCACGCGGATCACCCGTTCCTGATCGCCATCCGCGATGTGCCCACCGGAACGATCCTGTTCCTCGGGCAAGTGGTCGATGCAAGTCAGCACTGA
- a CDS encoding SRPBCC family protein: protein MVDIRVERVLPFPRERVSAFAGDPTNAPAWYANIKSVEWKTPPPVVIGSRMAFVAQFLGRRLAYTYEVTELVPGDKLVMRTAEGPFPMETTYLWADAGLGHTRMVLQNRGEPAGFSKLAAPLMSVAMRSAMAKDLARLEQRLGPR from the coding sequence ATGGTCGATATTCGCGTCGAGCGGGTGCTGCCCTTTCCGCGCGAGCGCGTCTCCGCGTTCGCCGGCGACCCGACCAACGCGCCAGCCTGGTACGCGAACATCAAGTCGGTGGAGTGGAAGACGCCGCCTCCGGTGGTCATCGGATCTCGGATGGCGTTCGTGGCCCAGTTCCTCGGTCGACGGCTCGCGTACACCTACGAGGTCACAGAGCTGGTCCCGGGCGACAAGCTCGTGATGCGCACCGCCGAAGGTCCATTCCCCATGGAGACGACCTACCTCTGGGCGGACGCCGGCCTGGGCCACACGCGAATGGTGCTGCAGAACCGCGGAGAGCCGGCAGGCTTCTCCAAGCTCGCTGCGCCGCTGATGTCCGTGGCCATGCGCTCGGCGATGGCGAAGGACCTGGCGCGGCTCGAACAGCGCCTCGGTCCGCGCTGA
- a CDS encoding fatty acid desaturase, with the protein MRVEYREPHLVRTRDILAKHPEVRSLFGNTPSTAIFLFAIVGLQVAVAYALRAQPWWMVLIAAYTIGAVANHGCWVLIHECSHNLIFKKPWANQLLHIVANLPIVVPSSISFRKYHLLHHNYQGSESLDADLAAPFEAKLIGNTALGKAFWLLMFPLFQAIRIPRLNKIKFIDKWYVGNFIVQFAFDGLIIYFFGWNAFLYLALATFFSVGLHPVGARWIQEHFLTHAPQETYSYYGPYNIVAFNVGFHNEHHDLMRVPWSRLPEVKRLAPEFYETLHFHTSWTKLLLQFIFDPKLSLYSRVVRKPTERDAELASAAPVIPGDTAISLNPQA; encoded by the coding sequence ATGCGCGTGGAGTACAGGGAGCCGCACCTCGTGCGCACCCGCGACATCCTGGCCAAGCACCCCGAGGTGCGCAGCCTCTTCGGCAACACGCCCTCCACCGCGATCTTCCTCTTCGCGATTGTGGGCCTGCAGGTCGCCGTGGCCTACGCGCTGCGCGCCCAGCCGTGGTGGATGGTGCTCATTGCCGCCTACACCATCGGCGCCGTGGCCAACCACGGCTGCTGGGTGCTCATCCACGAGTGCAGCCACAACCTCATCTTCAAGAAGCCCTGGGCGAACCAGCTCCTGCACATCGTCGCCAACCTGCCGATCGTGGTGCCCAGCTCCATCAGCTTCCGCAAGTACCACCTGCTGCACCACAACTATCAGGGCTCCGAGAGCCTCGACGCCGACCTCGCGGCGCCCTTCGAGGCCAAGCTCATCGGCAACACGGCGCTGGGCAAGGCCTTCTGGCTGCTGATGTTCCCGCTGTTCCAGGCCATCCGCATCCCGCGGCTCAACAAGATCAAGTTCATCGACAAGTGGTACGTCGGGAACTTCATCGTTCAGTTCGCCTTCGACGGCCTGATCATCTACTTCTTCGGCTGGAACGCGTTCCTGTATCTGGCGCTGGCGACATTCTTCAGCGTGGGCCTGCACCCGGTTGGCGCGCGGTGGATTCAGGAGCACTTCCTGACCCACGCGCCGCAGGAGACGTACTCGTACTACGGCCCGTACAACATCGTGGCCTTCAACGTGGGCTTCCACAACGAGCACCACGACCTGATGCGCGTGCCCTGGTCGCGGCTGCCCGAGGTGAAGCGCCTCGCGCCCGAGTTCTACGAGACGCTGCACTTCCACACCTCGTGGACCAAGCTGCTGCTGCAGTTCATCTTCGATCCCAAGCTCTCGCTGTACAGCCGCGTGGTGCGCAAGCCCACCGAGCGCGACGCCGAGCTTGCGAGCGCGGCGCCCGTTATCCCTGGCGACACCGCCATCTCGCTCAACCCGCAGGCCTAA
- a CDS encoding glycerol-3-phosphate dehydrogenase/oxidase, giving the protein MVAAPQLPQTEAPLSLTRAVSRLADDAFDVAVVGGGISGVAIAYEAAARGLKVALVERGDFAAGTTTASTKLIHGGVRYLESYEFGLVREALRERRILLNMAPHLVNTVPFLIPHYVHDKVGLLKLHAGMFVYDVLSYDKNWKARSDKHVPWRKSLSKSGMLALEPGLRDDGLTGGAMYYDGQVPSPARLTIEFAKSAEARGAAIANYCEVVGVQLEGGKVTALEVRDLREKRDVKLRAKVVVNAAGLWATRIMGLLKHEPSRKLAPSKGIHLITRPLLRDHAAVFTTRAGRKLMVIPWQGKSLIGTTDEFYQGNLERIRCTRDEVARMVAEVNEVLPSSKLQVEEVDRAYAGCRPLIAKEGVSSLDLSRHWEIVDHAHEGAGGVYSVVGGKLTTSRSVAMHVINRVEHHLGQRAPSPTRTLPIGGGDIGPLVDEVSSLEKSHGLPHDVANGLVHAYGSSAPRVLAEQASKPGALDKLRPDMPFVRAQVRHAVQREMAFRVSDVALRRMDLGNLGDHGAEGGKIVAAELQKLLGWSDAERESQLAEYLDELAIDEK; this is encoded by the coding sequence GTGGTCGCCGCGCCGCAGCTCCCGCAAACCGAAGCGCCGCTCTCGCTGACGCGCGCCGTCTCGCGGCTCGCGGATGACGCCTTCGACGTCGCGGTCGTCGGCGGCGGCATCTCCGGCGTGGCCATCGCCTACGAGGCGGCCGCGCGCGGGCTCAAGGTGGCGCTCGTCGAGCGCGGCGACTTCGCGGCCGGCACGACGACCGCGTCCACGAAGCTGATTCACGGCGGCGTCCGCTACCTCGAGTCGTACGAGTTCGGGCTGGTGCGCGAGGCGCTCCGCGAGCGTCGGATCCTGCTGAACATGGCGCCGCACCTGGTGAACACGGTGCCGTTCCTGATTCCGCACTACGTCCACGACAAGGTGGGCCTGCTCAAGCTCCACGCGGGCATGTTCGTGTACGACGTGCTCAGCTACGACAAGAACTGGAAGGCGCGCTCCGACAAGCACGTGCCGTGGCGCAAGAGCCTCTCCAAGTCGGGAATGCTCGCGCTCGAGCCGGGCCTCCGCGACGACGGCCTCACCGGCGGCGCGATGTATTACGACGGCCAGGTGCCCTCGCCCGCGCGCCTGACCATCGAGTTCGCCAAGAGCGCCGAAGCGCGCGGCGCGGCCATCGCCAACTACTGCGAGGTCGTGGGCGTGCAGCTCGAGGGCGGCAAGGTCACCGCGCTCGAGGTCCGCGACCTGCGCGAGAAGCGCGACGTCAAGCTGCGCGCGAAGGTCGTGGTCAACGCGGCGGGGCTCTGGGCCACGCGGATCATGGGGCTCTTGAAGCACGAGCCGTCGCGGAAGCTGGCGCCGTCGAAGGGCATCCACCTCATCACCCGGCCGCTCCTGCGCGATCACGCCGCCGTCTTCACCACCCGGGCCGGCCGCAAGCTGATGGTCATCCCCTGGCAAGGGAAGAGCCTCATCGGCACCACCGACGAGTTCTACCAAGGCAACCTCGAGCGCATCCGCTGCACGCGCGACGAGGTGGCGCGCATGGTGGCCGAGGTGAACGAGGTGCTCCCCTCTTCGAAGCTGCAAGTCGAAGAGGTGGACCGCGCCTACGCCGGCTGCCGGCCGCTCATCGCCAAGGAAGGTGTGAGCTCGCTGGACCTCTCGCGGCACTGGGAGATCGTCGACCACGCCCACGAGGGCGCAGGCGGCGTGTACAGCGTGGTTGGCGGCAAGCTCACCACCAGCCGCAGCGTGGCCATGCACGTCATCAACCGCGTGGAGCACCACCTCGGCCAGCGCGCGCCCAGCCCCACGCGCACCCTGCCCATCGGCGGCGGCGACATCGGCCCGCTCGTCGACGAGGTCTCCAGCCTGGAGAAGTCGCACGGCCTGCCGCACGACGTGGCCAATGGGCTGGTGCACGCGTACGGTTCGTCGGCGCCGCGGGTGCTGGCCGAGCAAGCGTCGAAGCCGGGCGCGCTCGACAAGCTCCGGCCCGACATGCCCTTCGTGCGCGCGCAGGTGCGGCACGCGGTGCAGCGGGAGATGGCCTTCCGCGTGTCGGACGTGGCCTTGCGCCGCATGGACCTGGGCAACCTGGGCGACCACGGCGCCGAGGGCGGAAAGATCGTCGCCGCCGAGCTGCAGAAGCTCCTCGGCTGGAGCGACGCCGAGCGGGAATCGCAGCTCGCGGAGTACCTCGACGAGCTCGCGATCGATGAGAAGTAG
- a CDS encoding M1 family metallopeptidase, protein MAHPTDDKNFRLPASVRPSRYQATLTIDLKDKKFAGHQSVDIELQKPTRELALHAIELNLSQVHFHDKAGKHTGKVTVKPASETVLLSFDDELAAGEGRLEVHWTGAFCAGLRGLYAAGSVAVTQFEAADARRVFPCFDEPAFKARWALTLNVPQGAVALSNGEQLDRQSTGTTDKVVFKETPLLSSYLVAMAVGEVVSTPMQPVREVPTRTWSTPEKKHLAAFGQDVAVNVLPRLEDYFGLPYAFGKLDQIGIPDFEAGAMENAGLITYREVALLLDPATASLPVKKRVAEVVTHELAHQWFGNWVTMVWWDDLWLNEAFATWMAYKIVDQWHPEWRVWLDFDNGKAAALQLDALASTHPVRPPEIKNAAEATESFDAITYEKGGAVLRMIEGYLGEAPFRDGIRLYMKKFAQANATADDLWSSLGEASKQPVLELANAWIRQSGYPLLSASLNGKDLSLSQRRFFSAPGASGKEQWPVPVVLKFEDARGVREQRVLLRGDQRIALEAEGEVKWLCANAGATGFYRVGYDGALMAKLGKNLAKLSPAEKVSLLADGWALVRAGNAEIGAFLDFAQSYGNETDYAVLDELVARLSSIEHRLVSDADRPKLQQVVAKLLGNQLGQVGWDPKADEDSAPRLRRAAIVRALGGVARDAKVVAEASARLDRFLGGDSSAIEANLQDGVVGMAARAGDAKRFDQLLAKYRDEKDPAFKRRYLLSLTAFEDPALAKRAVEMALGETVPLQDLAFFIGGLLANRAAREQAFALVTTRWAEIEKKGGGAPMLLRRVVEAVGAMPERRHYEAAKTFFEAHTSDAIKMAVAQTLERLDQDTALRDRCMAPLSAWLAKA, encoded by the coding sequence ATGGCGCACCCCACCGACGACAAGAACTTCCGCCTGCCCGCGTCCGTGCGGCCCTCGCGCTACCAGGCCACGCTGACCATCGACCTCAAGGACAAGAAGTTCGCCGGGCACCAGTCGGTGGACATCGAGCTGCAGAAGCCCACGCGCGAGCTCGCGCTGCACGCCATCGAGCTCAACCTCTCGCAGGTGCACTTCCACGACAAGGCCGGCAAGCACACCGGCAAGGTGACCGTGAAGCCCGCGAGTGAGACGGTGCTGCTCTCGTTCGACGACGAGCTCGCCGCGGGTGAAGGCCGGCTCGAGGTGCACTGGACGGGCGCGTTCTGCGCGGGTTTGCGCGGGCTGTACGCGGCCGGCAGCGTGGCCGTGACCCAGTTCGAGGCCGCCGACGCGCGCCGCGTGTTCCCCTGCTTCGACGAGCCCGCGTTCAAGGCGCGCTGGGCGCTGACGCTGAATGTTCCCCAGGGCGCGGTGGCGCTCTCCAACGGCGAGCAGCTCGATCGCCAGAGCACGGGCACGACGGACAAGGTCGTCTTCAAAGAGACGCCGCTCCTCTCGAGCTATCTCGTCGCGATGGCCGTGGGCGAGGTGGTGTCCACGCCGATGCAGCCGGTGCGTGAAGTGCCGACGCGGACCTGGTCCACGCCGGAGAAGAAGCACCTCGCCGCGTTCGGCCAGGACGTGGCCGTGAACGTGCTCCCGCGGCTCGAGGACTACTTCGGCCTTCCGTACGCGTTCGGGAAGCTCGACCAGATCGGCATCCCCGACTTCGAAGCCGGCGCGATGGAGAACGCGGGCCTCATCACCTACCGCGAGGTGGCGCTGCTGCTCGATCCAGCGACGGCTTCACTCCCTGTGAAGAAGCGCGTGGCCGAAGTCGTGACGCACGAGCTCGCGCACCAGTGGTTCGGCAACTGGGTCACGATGGTGTGGTGGGACGACCTCTGGCTGAACGAGGCGTTCGCGACGTGGATGGCCTACAAGATCGTCGACCAGTGGCACCCCGAGTGGCGGGTGTGGCTCGACTTCGACAACGGCAAGGCCGCCGCGCTCCAGCTCGACGCGCTCGCGTCCACCCATCCCGTGCGGCCGCCGGAGATCAAGAACGCCGCCGAGGCCACCGAGAGCTTCGACGCGATCACCTATGAAAAGGGCGGCGCGGTGCTGCGCATGATCGAGGGCTACCTCGGCGAGGCCCCGTTCCGCGATGGCATCCGGCTGTACATGAAGAAGTTCGCCCAGGCGAACGCGACGGCCGATGACTTGTGGAGCTCGCTGGGCGAGGCGTCGAAGCAGCCGGTGCTCGAGCTCGCGAACGCGTGGATTCGGCAGAGCGGTTATCCGCTCCTCTCTGCGAGCTTGAACGGCAAAGACCTGAGCCTCTCGCAGCGGCGCTTCTTCAGCGCGCCGGGCGCGAGCGGCAAGGAGCAGTGGCCGGTGCCGGTGGTGCTCAAGTTCGAGGACGCGCGCGGCGTGCGCGAGCAGCGCGTGCTCCTGCGCGGCGATCAGAGGATCGCGCTCGAGGCCGAGGGCGAGGTGAAGTGGCTCTGCGCCAACGCCGGCGCGACCGGCTTCTACCGCGTGGGCTACGACGGCGCGCTGATGGCGAAGCTGGGGAAGAACCTGGCGAAGCTGTCGCCGGCCGAGAAGGTGTCGCTGCTCGCCGACGGCTGGGCGCTCGTTCGCGCGGGCAACGCGGAGATCGGCGCGTTCCTCGACTTCGCCCAGAGCTACGGCAACGAGACCGACTACGCCGTACTGGATGAGCTGGTGGCGCGGCTCTCGTCGATCGAGCACCGGCTGGTGTCCGACGCGGACCGGCCCAAGCTGCAGCAGGTGGTGGCCAAGCTGCTGGGCAACCAGCTCGGCCAGGTGGGCTGGGATCCCAAGGCCGATGAGGACTCGGCGCCCCGTCTGCGACGCGCGGCCATCGTGCGCGCGCTGGGCGGCGTCGCGCGGGACGCGAAGGTCGTGGCCGAGGCCAGCGCCCGGCTCGATCGCTTCCTCGGCGGCGACAGCTCGGCCATCGAAGCGAACCTCCAGGACGGCGTGGTGGGAATGGCCGCCCGCGCCGGCGACGCCAAGCGCTTCGATCAGCTGCTCGCGAAGTACCGCGATGAGAAGGACCCCGCGTTCAAGCGGCGCTACCTGCTCTCGCTGACGGCCTTCGAAGACCCGGCCCTCGCCAAGCGCGCGGTGGAGATGGCGCTCGGCGAGACGGTGCCCCTTCAAGATTTGGCGTTCTTCATCGGCGGCCTGCTCGCCAACCGCGCGGCGCGCGAGCAGGCGTTCGCGCTCGTGACCACGCGCTGGGCCGAGATCGAGAAGAAGGGCGGCGGCGCGCCCATGTTGCTCCGCCGCGTGGTGGAGGCCGTGGGCGCCATGCCCGAGCGCCGGCACTACGAGGCGGCGAAGACGTTCTTCGAGGCCCACACCTCCGACGCCATCAAGATGGCCGTGGCCCAGACGCTCGAGCGGCTGGACCAGGACACGGCGCTGCGCGACCGCTGCATGGCCCCGCTCTCGGCGTGGCTCGCCAAGGCGTGA
- a CDS encoding sterol desaturase family protein gives MFWLAPHEAVTRPQPGSPRMFRVEFIEKYLSRVKPWHIVSVWGPLSAYLLYRGLRDPSMTLATWAELVAGGIFFWTLLEYILHRGVFHFPFNKKSEVQNDLSFLIHGIHHDYPNDADRLVMPPTITAVVAVMVGVPVWFIAGPHAFFPFFGATMVGYIWYDLTHYALHHVKAFTPWGKRQKQYHLVHHYQTPHMRYGVTTPLWDIVFGTYVWGSSAPASGEQQSTAAH, from the coding sequence ATGTTCTGGCTCGCGCCCCACGAAGCCGTCACGCGTCCCCAGCCGGGAAGCCCGCGCATGTTCCGCGTGGAGTTCATCGAGAAGTACCTCTCGCGCGTGAAGCCCTGGCACATCGTCTCGGTGTGGGGCCCGCTCTCGGCGTACCTGCTGTACCGCGGCCTGCGCGATCCCTCGATGACGCTCGCGACCTGGGCGGAGCTGGTGGCCGGGGGCATCTTCTTCTGGACGCTGCTCGAGTACATCCTCCACCGCGGCGTGTTTCACTTCCCGTTCAACAAGAAGAGCGAGGTCCAGAATGACCTCTCCTTCCTCATCCACGGCATCCACCACGACTACCCCAACGACGCCGACCGCCTGGTGATGCCGCCGACGATCACCGCGGTGGTGGCCGTGATGGTGGGCGTGCCGGTGTGGTTCATCGCCGGGCCGCACGCGTTCTTCCCGTTCTTCGGGGCCACGATGGTCGGCTACATCTGGTACGACCTCACGCACTACGCGCTGCACCACGTGAAGGCCTTCACGCCCTGGGGCAAGCGCCAGAAGCAGTACCACCTGGTGCACCACTATCAGACGCCGCACATGCGCTACGGCGTGACCACCCCGCTCTGGGACATCGTCTTCGGGACGTACGTGTGGGGCTCGAGCGCGCCAGCGTCGGGTGAACAGCAGTCGACCGCCGCGCACTGA